AAGTCTGCCGCTGTCGGTCCAGTGACTCTTACTGGCAAAGCGAAACCCCCTAACCTCGTCCGGGACTGAACTGCGGTATGAACGAGACAGCCGAGGTCGCCGTTCTCCGGCTCGGTCACCGCCCCGGCCGGGACGAGCGGATGACGACCCACGTCGGGCTGACGGCGCGTGCGCTCGGGGCCGACCGCGTCTGGATCCCCGACAACGCCGGCCAGTCCCTCGAGACCGTCGCCGACATCACCGACCGGTTCGGCGGCCCCTTCGAGGCCGAACTGACCGATTCGCCACAGGCGCTGATCCGGAACTGGGAGGGGCGAGTCGTCCATCTCACGATGTACGGTGAGCGGATCCAGGACGTCGAGGACAAGATCCGTTCGGCCCGGGAGGACGACGGGGAGCCGCTGTTGGTTGTCGTCGGCTCCGAGAAGGTTCCCTTCGACGTCTACGAGGCGGCCGACTGGAACGTCGGCGTCACCAACCAGCCCCACTCCGAGGTAGCGGGGCTTGCGGTGTTTCTCGACCGGCTGTTCGAGGGTCGCGAACTCGACCGCGAGTGGGTCGACGCCGACCGCGAAGTGATCCCGATGGAGACGGGCAAGCGCGTCGAACCCGTCGAAGAATAGAGCAGCCCTGTCCCCCAGAGGATCGTCAGTACGGAGCCCGAGTAACCAGCCACAAGCCTTCCGCGAGTCATCTACACGACCGGTATATTCACGGAACGGTGTATGTAAGCATCCATAGGGACGTTCCTCGTTCCGATCACCCCCATATCTTTTACCCCCTTCGGAAAGTTGTTGATAGACAACATGAATCGACGACACGTTCTCGGCAGTGTCGGTATCGGCATTCTCGGCGCGGGGTGTACGGGAAGTGTGGTATCTTCCTGTCCTGACCCGGATATAGACGAGGAGTTGGCTTACGAAGCACGCAACGCCGAGCAATTCACAGATGGAGAGGAGACAATACTGGTTACGTCTCCCGACGACGTTGGGCGGTTCAACGAGCGACTAATGGATATTCAGGATGAGGGGTGGGTTCGGGAAACCGACTTCCGAACCGAATTCGTTCTCGGAATTCAGGCCACGACATCCAGCGAATCGTCGGAGATCGAATCTCTTGGTGTCGAACGGGTGGACTCGAGCGAGGTTCGCGCGTACACCTGCATCGAGAACCGGGGTCGAACCGACGACGCCGCACCGCATCCGATTCTCCTTCGTGTTGTTCACGACGGCACCGTACCAGAGGATGTGTCCGCCATTCACTGGGAAGACGGCGACGAGCGGACGATCGAGTAGCGACGAGCGCCCAATCTTCGGTCGGGGTACGACGAGTGAGCAGACGCGGATCGAGAAGTGATTTTTTGATGGAGGTGGTCGCTGCGACGGCGGAGCGCTCGAGGACCGCTAAATGATCCCGCTGCCCCATAGAATCGTCAGTACGGAGCCGAGAATCCCGAGCAGTCCCGCGATGAGTCCCTTCCGCGAATCGTCCATACCGTCGCGTGAGACCGCAGTGGTATATGCTTTGTCTCTGTTGGTGTGGGGGGTGAATTTATCTCTGGATTCGGTGCATGAAGCGACGTCTCGCGAGGACGGGGCACCTATCGCCGGAGCGAGCCCAAGAGTCTCAGCGGTCGAAGCAGGCGGCCACCGACCGCCCGAACGACCGATCGAGTCATCGCCGTCGTCCCGGTCTCGGACTCGTCGAGGACGTAGCCCGTCCCGACCCGCTCGATCGGCCCCGAGTCGCCGACGGTCTCGAGGACGCGTTCGAAGTCCTCGTTGGGCAGCCCCGTTCGATCCTGCAGTTCCGCGCGCGACAGTGGGCGGTCGGCCTCGCGAAGCTCCCGGAGGACTGCCCAGCCGTGGGCCGAGACCAGGTAGTACTCCGCCTCCGAAATATCCTCGTCGGGTTCGCTCGAGCGGTCGATCCCGAGACGAAGGTCGTACAGCGAGTCAAGACAGAGCCACGCGGCGACGGCGGCGAGGACGCCGAAGACGACGGCGCCGTCACCGATCGCGAGGGACGCGAACACGAGGACGCCGACTGCGCCGAGAACGGCCCCCGCGATGGCGTCCGGATACCCGCGTGCGGTACAGACGGCCCTGAGCGCGGCGATCCCGACGAGCCCTGCTGGAATCGCGATCACCGTCCCCGCAGAGAGATCCGCCAGAACGGCGAAAACGGCGAGGACGGCCGTGACTCCGAGGATCGCTCCCGGGTCGAGCTCGTCGCCCATCGCCGCTCGAAACGACGTCATCGGTCGGTCGTACGTCATATCAACCCATATACCTTTGTGAGTCGCCGGGATTCGAACCGGAGCCGTCGGCTCGGTACGGCGTCGCTCAAAAGACTTAATGGGCCGATCGCGCTACGTGTAGGCAATGGCTTTTGAGGACCTGCTCGAGGATCCGGTCATCCAGAAGTACTTGCACGAGCTGGTCGGTCCCACGGGGATGCCCGTCGCGGCGGCGCCGCCGGACGGGGAAGTGACCGACGAGGAGCTCGCCGAGGAGCTGGATCTCGAGTTGAACGACGTCCGGCGCGCGCTGTTTATTCTCTACGAGAACGACCTCGCCAGCTACCGCCGGCTGCGCGACGAGGACTCGGGCTGGCTGACCTACCTCTGGACCTTCGAGTACGACAACATCCCCGAGAACCTCGAAGAGGAGATGTACCGGCTCCACGACGCCTTAGAGGACCGACGCGAGTACGAGCGCAACCACGAGTTCTACCTCTGTGAGATCTGCTCGATCCGCTTCGAGTTCGGCGAGGCGATGGACTTCGGATTCGAGTGTCCCGAGTGTGGCTCGCCCGTCGAATCGATGGACAACGACCGCCTGGTCGACGCGATGGACGACCGCCTCGACGCCCTCGAGGACGAACTGAACATCGACGCGGACGCCTGATGGTCACACTCGCAACCAAACTCTACGTCGAAGGCGACGCCCGCGAGCGGTCGCTGGACTCGCTTCGCTCGCTGATCGGCAACGAGATCGGCGAACTCGACGTTGCGTTCGAGCTGACGGTCCGGGACGACGACTTCCCCGAAGTCGACCTCGAGGGCGAAGACGCCGTCGTCGCGGGCAACGTCCTCCGCGAGGAGTTCGGCGAGATCGTCCCCGAGCTCGAAGCCGGCGAGACCTACGTCGGGACGCTCGACTCCTGGAGCGACGAGGGGTTCGTCCTCGACGCGGGCCGTCCGGTCGAGATTCCGGCCGACGAAATCGGGCTCGGCCCCGGCTCGCCGACCCAGATCCGCGATCGCTACGGCCTCGTCCAGCACCTGCCGATGCGGTTCGTCTACCGCGAGGACGACCCCTCCCGACTGGCCGACGAGGAGCGCGATCGCCTCTACGAGTGGACCCGCAGTGACGGCCGGCTCAACGTCAACAGCGCCACCCGAGCCGAGGTTCGGGCGACGCTCAACCGCGCGGGCCACGCCCAGGACTACGTCACCGTTGAGCGTCTCGGCCTGCTCGAACAGAGCGTGATCTGTACCGAAGGAACCGATCCACCGGGGCTGCTCGCGAGCGTCGGCGAGTACCTCCCGGCGGAGCTGCGGTGTGTCGTTCCCTAGCATGAACCGACGGCTCGCTCTCGCGGTGATCGCGGTCGCGTTGCTCGCGACGACGGCCGGCTGTTCGGCGATCTTCGGCGGCATCTCCGACGAGGAGCTCGACCGCGAACAGGAGTACGACGACCTACAGGACAGCGACGCCGACGTCGCCGTCGACATCGAGGGCGGCTCCATCATCACCAGCGGCGAGTTCCGCGCGGTCTATGACCTCAACGAGACCGAGGAGCTGTCGCTGTACCGCTCGAGTTTCTACACCGAGGACGCACTCGACATCCACAGCGTCCGCTACTGGTATCCGAACGGAACCGAGGTAACCGGCTCCGACCTCGCGATCGACCAGGGTCGCTCGAGCACCGAGGTCGAAGTGCCGGACGGCAACGGCACCCTCGCCTTCTCGGGTAGCGCCGGAGGCCGAACCTTCCAGCTGCCGGCCTACGTCTCCGGCTCCTACGAGGTGACGTTGCCCGAGGACTACCGAACCTCGAACTTCCTGTTCGGCGACGTCAACCCCGGCGGCTACGAGCGGGAGGTGATCGACAACCGCGAGCAGCTGGTCTGGGACGACGTCGACAGCACGATCTCGCTGCGGTACTACCAGACCAGGGATATACCGCTGTTTGCCGGGCTCGTCGGCACCGTCGTCCTGCTTGGCGGTGGCGCGATGGCCTACTACTACCGGAAGGTCAAGAAGTTAAAGGAGCAACGCGAGGAGATGGGTCTCGACGTCGAGATCGAGGACGACTCCGACGACGGCCCGCCGCCGGGAATGAAGTAGTCCGGCGTCGCCCTCGGCCGAACCACCGCCCACACCCGCGGTCCTTCACCGTCCGTTTTTCGTCCGTCAGTTCGCGATCGAGACCGTCGTGACCGTCAGTCGCAGGCGGTCCGCCTCGCAGTCCTCTAGATCGGCCGCGGCGGTCCGCCACGCCCGCTCGTAGTCGGTCTCGACGACCGTCATCGACACGGCGTCCTCGACCGCGTAGCTCTCGACGGTTCGGTCCTCGACCCGAGCCGTTACCACCGCTTGCCCGCCCGTCCGGACCGTCGGGTCGGCCGACTCGACCTGGACCAGCGAGACCGTCGCGGTCCCGCCGCGACAGCTCACGGGCGGTCGCGTTCGGAACCGACTGGTTTCCTCGTCGGCTCGAACCACCGCACCGCCGTCGTAGGCGACCGTCTCGTCTCCCGACCGGTAGGCGACCGCTCCCAGCTCGATCGGATCGCCGACGGGATCACCGTCGACCACGAGGCCGAGCTCGGTCCCCCCGCCGACGGTCAGGCTGCCGTCGCCGAGCGGGACGACGCCGCTTCGGCGCTCGAGGCCGGGGTTCCGGGCGAGATCCTCGAGCTCGGCCGCGAGGCTCGTCACGCCCCGTTCGGCCGTTCGGAGCTGCTCGGCCTCCCGGTGGTCGTCGACGATCCCCAGCCCCGCGACCGAGAGGACGGCGACCGATCCGAAAACGAGCCCAAAGACGAGCACGAACGAGAGCAGTTCCGAGACGGCCCTGTCGTCGGCTCCGGACCGCCCCGACCGATCCCGGTTCCGGATCACGCCTCGCTCACCTCGAGTGCGAGCCGTCCGTCCGCGGCGACGACCTCGAGGGGACCACCCGGGACGGTTCCCGTCTCGAGGACGGCCTCGGTTCGGATCGGGACGACGACCGCGTCCTCGAAGCCGTGTGCCGTCAGCCGGAGACAGCCCGTCTCGCCCGGGCGCCCGTCACACTCCTGCCGGAGTTCGACGTCGTACCCCGTCTCCACGACCGTCCGTGGCGCGTCGACGCGGACGACGGCTGCGTCTCCGTCGCCGGCGACACGATCCGCGGCCTCGATCTCGCCGGCCAGCTCCTGTCCGACCGTCTCGAGCGAGCGCTCGGCGGCCCGTTCAGTTTCGGCCTCGAGCACGGCTCCGGCGCCCGCCAGCAGCGTCGCGAGCAGCGCCGCCGAGATCCCGAGCGCGAGGACGTACGTAATCGTCATCGAGACGCCCCGCTCCGCGCCGTGGCCGTCGATCACGGTCCGCCCTCCGGACAGCCCGCCTCGATCGATCGCGTTCGCTCGGCGTGCCGATCGGGGGCGTCGCTCGTCACCCGAACGGTCGCGCGATCGACCGCGGCGGTTCCGTCGCCGCCGCGCTCGAGGACGACGTCCTCGAGCTCGATCGTCGTCGCCGTCGATCGAACGGCGCCGTAGCCGGCCGCGAACGCCTCGAGATCCGTCTCGACGGTCCGCTCGAGCGTTTCGGGATCGGTCGTCGCCGATCGCTCGTTCGCACGTACGAGCAGACAGCCGATCCCGCGCTCGAGTTCGGCCTCGACGACCGCGTCCGGACCCGTCCCGGGCGAGGACGCGGTTCCGATCGTCCCGACGGCGGCGACGAACCCGAGCACGACGATCGCGAGCGCGACGGCCCCGAGGACGAGGAGCTGTCCGCGGTCGCGGGGCGTTCGCTTACGTCCGATCGGATCTACCATACGGTAACCCGCACCTCCACGACGGCGTAGACAGCGCCGTCCTCAGCGGTCGGCGTGATCGGGTACCCACGGGTCTCGTGGGCCGTCTCGAGGTCGATCGGATCGCCCGCGGTCAGGCGGTCGTCCGCGAACAGCGTCACCGCGTAGCTCGCGGTGACGGCCTCGGTCGACGGCGACTCCTGATCGACGAGCACCGTCGAGTCCTCGTCGCCTCGAGTGACGAGCTCGACGTTGTAGCTCCGGTCGCGCTCGGCGAACCGCGCCTGCAGGATCTCTCCGAGGACGGACTGCTCCGCGAAGGCGTCGACCCCGTAGGTCCGCTCGTCGCCGTCTCCCGCGGGCGGACGGTCGGTGCCGTAGAACGCGCTTTCGTTCGGCTCGGCGCTCCCGTTCCACGCCGTCGCGTCGCCGTGCCAGTTCCGTACCGTCGCCGAGAGCCCGTCGTCGCCGGCGACGACCAGCGCGTCCCGGGTCTCCTGCTGGAGCTGGGACTGGGTCTGGGATCCCCGGTCGTCGATCCCGTGGGGTGTGACCGCCGCCGACTGGGCCGCGATCAACAGCGCCGTCAGCAGGATCGTCGCGGCGACCGCCCCCTCGAGGGCATACGCCTGGCCCCTGTCGGGTCGGGTCACGTCCGGGTCACCTCCACGACGAGCCGATAGGCCGGATCGTCTGCACTGTCCTCGAGTTCGATCGACGAATCGAGCGAGACGATTCGGGCTGCGCTCGCCGCGGGTCGGCCGTCGCGGTCGGCCGGTTCCGTCGCGAGTTCGAACCCGCCGTCGGCGAGCTCGAGCTCCCCTCCGTCGAGTCGCTCGAGGCGGACGTCGACGCCGTCGTCCGCGATACCAGAGGGTCGGTCGCGGTCGCCTCCCTCGGTGCCGACGGCGGCGACGAACCGCTCGCCGTCGAGCTCGCCGTGGGTCGCAAACTCCGCGACGAGCCGATCAGCGATCCGTTCGGCCCGCTCGCGCTCGGCCTCGGCAGCGTCCGACGGCGCCGCGAGCGTTGGGAGCGCGGCAAAGACGAGCGCGACCGCGAGCAGGAAGATACTGATCCCGACCGCGAAGTCCTGGGCCGTCTGTCCGCGATCGGTCGCCCGGAAGTCGCCAGCCACGCTAGCTCACCACCGTCCAGCCGACGAGCGCCACCGTAGCCAGCCCGATCGCGTACTTCAGCCCGCTCGCGAGAGCGCCGTTCCGGACGTAGCCACAGAGCATCCCCGAGACGACCGCCTGCAGCGTCACCGCGTGGAACAACAGCAAGCCGAGGACGTCCGTCCGAACCCCGCCGTCGGCAGCCGGGCCGGCGCTCCCGCCCGTCGCTCCGAGCTCACCGACGCCGGACCCGGCCATCGAGTCGAGGAACCGCGCCTCGAGGATCGCGATCACGGCGAACACCGTCAGGAACGTCATGACGATGACCACGACCTGCATCCGGGTGCGGGAGCGACGTTCGCGCTCGAGTTCGTCGTGGATCTCGCTCGTCCGGGCGGCCGTCCGCAGGACGGGCGCAATCCGGTTCGACGCCGCCTGGCTCTCCGCGATCAGCCGCGTCGTCCTCGCCAGGAGGGGCAGCCGGTAGGCGTTGGCGAACTCGACGAGCGCCCGTTTCAGGGTCGTTCCGTAGTCGACCTTCCGTCGGATCCGCGCGAACTCGCGGCTCAGTTTCCCGGTGCCGGTCTCGGCGACCGACTCGATCGACTCGAGCAGCGTCAGCCCCGTCTCGTTCGCACTCGAGAGTTTCCACAGCTCCTCCGAGAGCGTCTCGCGAACGGCGACGCGGTGACGACGGTTCCACTCGTGGGCGACCGCGAGCGGTCCGCCGACGACGTACAGCGGGAGGTAGGCGTAGAGGACGGTTCCGGAAAGTGGTCGCTCGACCAGTCCGCTCCAGGTCGTCGGTGCGGCTCCGCTCGCGACCGCGACCCCGAGGACGGCAAGCGACGCGGGAACGGTAAGCGCGAGGGTGTAGCGGGGGTTGTCCCGGAAGAAGACGTGGGGTCGACGAAGCGCCGTCGCGATCCGGTGACACCGCTCGCGGAACGCGATTCGATCGAAGACGGCGTCCTCGCGCTCGCAGCGCTCGAGGACGTCCGGCTCGAACGCCCGCCCTCCGTCCTCGTTGCGGGCCCGCCCGTCGCCGGTATCGAGCGCGAGCGTCCCGTCCCCGGGATCGTCGTGAGTGACCGTCGAGATCAGAACGAGGAAGGCGATTCCGATCAGCGGCACCAGCCCGTAGACGGTCAGGTACAACACGCCGTCCGGAACGGCGGCGTTCGGCAACAGCTGCATGACGACCGTGACGATGAGCAACAACAGCGGGAACAGCGAGAGGGTCATGTACAGCTCTCCGAACAGTTCGAGCGTCTCGAGGGTGCGTTTCTGCTCGGCGTTCGCGGCTCGCTCGAGTTTCGTCCGTTTCTCCTCGAGGAACCGCTCGACGTCGCCGCCGCTGTCGACGACCGAGAGCAGATCTGTCAGGAACTTCGAGAGGTCGTCGCTGGGTGTCTCCCGGGCTCGGCGGCGGATCGCGGTCCGGTAGTCGCCGTCGGCGTACGTCGCCTCCCGGTGGATCGTCCGGAACTCCCGGGCGACCTCGCCGTAGGCGTCCTCGGCTCGCGCCGTCGCCGCGACGATCTCAAGACGGTTCAGCCCGCCGACTGACAGCGCATACATAAACGAGACCGTGTCGGGAAGCAACATGTTGATCTCCCGTCTGCGGGCCCCGGCTCGCATGTAGGGGCGGCCTACCACCGTCCCGAACCCGGCCAGAAACCCGATCGAGCCGAACGCGAGACCGGTTGCGGCGACGAGCGACGGAACCTTGAGCGTCTCGACGACCCCGACGACGGTTCGGTTCGGAAGCGGGACGCCGACTACCTCGCCGACGTCGACGAACCCGGTCCCGAACAGCCCGTAGCCGACGACGACGCCAAGTGCTGCCAGCCAGAGGCCGGCGACGACGCCGATCCCGACCGCTCGCGAGAGATATCGCTCGACGGGAACGGCGATCCGGGCCTTGGTGAGCGTTCGTTCGAGGCGGGCGACGAACCGGCCATCCTCGGCGAGTCCCTGCGCGTACAGCGGGGAGAGCCGGTCGCCGATCCGAACGCAGAGCGAGCCGGTTCCGGGAAGCGACTCGCCGTCGTGACTCATTCGGCTGCCTCGCTTCGATACCGGTCGAAAAGCGACTCCTCGGCCCGATCGAGTACCGTCGCCGCTGTGCGTGCCGTCTTCGCCGACGGCTCCGGGCGGGTAACGCGCTCTTCGATCGCCGGATCGACGTCGATCGAGACGCTCTCGAGTCCTCGGAGCGCGGGAAGCCGCGCCTCCAGCTCGCCGTCGGCGATCGCCGCGAGGATCGTTTCCGGCTCGTTCATGTACGCCTGGAGGGTCGCGGCGACGTCGGCGTAGCCGTCGATCCCGTTCGCGACGAGGGCGGCGAGGACGGCCCGGCGCTCGAACAGCTCCTGTTCGAGGCGACGCTCGCTCCAGCCGCGGTCGAACGCGATCTCCTCGAGAACGTTCGAGGCGCCGACCCGTCGGAAGTCGTCGCTTTCGGCCTCCCAGCGGTAGACGTCTTCGACGTTGATCTCGTCGCGCTCGGAGTCGTAGCGGTTGATCTCGGTCAGCGCCCGGTTCCGCCGGACCGTCGCCCCGTCGACGCGGGTCTGGGTCTGGACCGCGACCAGGTCAAGCGCCGGGAACATCGTCTTCGAGACGTCGATCGGCGCCGTTGTGAACCGCTTGAGCACCTCGTCGACGGAGTCGGCGTGGAAGGTCGTGTGGGTGGTGTGGCCCGTCGACATCACCTGGAACAGGGTCCGACCCTCCTCGCCGCGGACCTCCCCCATCACGATGTGGTCGGGACGTTGCCGGAGCGTCGCCTCGAGCAGGTCGAACTCGTCGACCGCGTCCGCGCCGTCGTCGGCGAACGAGGGGCGGGTCACGCTCGCGATCCAGTTGCGCTGGGGCAGCTCGAGCTCGCGGGTGTCCTCGATCGAGACGACCTTCGTGCTTGCGGGGATAAACAGCGAGACGGCGTTCAGGCTCGTCGTCTTCCCCGAGGCCGTCCCGCCGGCGAACAGCAGGCTCTTGCGGTTCTCGATCGCGAGCCAGAGCAGCGCCATCTGCTCGAGTGAGAAGGTGTGCCAGTTGACGAGGTCGATCGGCGTGTACGGAACGTCCGTGAACTGGCGGATCGTGTAGTTGCTGCCGTGATCAGAGACCTCCCGACCGAGGGTCAGCTGGGCCCGGGATCCGTCGGGCAGCGTCGCGTCGACCTGCGGTCGGCGCTTGCTGATCCCCGCGCCCGAGCGCTGGGCGAGCGAGACGACGAACTCGTCGAGCTCGTCCGTGCCGTGTCGAACGTTCGTAACGAGCTGTTCGTACTCGGTGTGGTAGACGAACACCGGCGACTCGTAGCCGTCACAGGAGATGTCCTCTACCGCGTCGTCGCGGGTGATTCCGTCGATCCGCTCGTAGCCGACGAAATCCCGAGTCAGGTAGTACCGCAGCTTCGCGACCTGGCGGTCGCTCAGCGCCGCCGAACCGGCGGCGAGGACGGTCCGGCCGGAACCGGCGTCGACATCGGTGCCGGCGTCTTCAGGTTCGATGTCGTTTCCACCGCCGCCGACGGCCCCGAGCGCGCTCGCTACCCGCGCGACCAGTCCGACGGGGTCAGTCGTCGACTTCCCGACGAGTCCGTACCGCTCGAGCAGGTCCTCGAGTTCGGACTCGACGACCCGTCGTCGACCGTGCTCGCCGTTCTCGGAGGTTTCATCGTCGGCGTAGGCAATCGACGTTCGCAGCCGCTCGGCCAGCACCGTCCGGAGCTCGCGCTCGGTCGGCGTCAGGAACGGCTCGACCAGGTAGTACTTCCGTTCGTTCTCCCGTTCGGAGCGAAAGACGACGACGAAGGCGAAGGGCTCGTTCACCCAGTAGCGGTCGAGCTCTCGAAGGTGTGGCTTCTCCGCGTCGGGAACCGCCCGCTCGAGATCGGCGCGGTTCGCGACCGTCGGTGTCCCGTCGGCCCGCGTAAAGAAGGCGTCCTCGTCGAATCCCTTCCGAACGGAGACGGTTCGGTCCTCGGCGATCGACGCGACCTCCAGCCCGCTTCGGGCACCGGCCGCGAGTCGGTCCCCGAGGACGGCGTCCCCTGACTCGTCGCTCGGACGCCGACGCCGCCCGGTCGTTCCGGTGTCGTCGGTGTACATTGCCCATGCCTGGTCGTCCGATGGTACAAAAACTCGAGGCCGACGGTCACCGATCCCGGTCGGGCCTGTCGCGAGGAAAGAACTACCCGGTTCGGCCGTCCTGCTACGAGACGATGCAGGATCCCTTCGACCTCTCGGATCGAGTCGCGCTGGTAACTGGCGGCGGCCGCGGCATCGGCCGGGCGATCGCGCTTGGGCTCGCAAACGCCGGCGCCGCGGTCGCTCCGTCGGCCCGATCGACCGACGAGATCGAGACCGTCGCCGACGAAATCCGCTCGGCGGGCGGTGACGCGGTCGCCGTTCCGGCCGACGTCACCGATCCCGACGCCGTCGCGGCCGCGATCGAGCGCGCCGAGGACGCGCTCGGTCCCGTCGACGTCGTCGTCAACAACGCCGGCATCAACCCCGACGGTGCGCTCGGTCGTCCCGAGGACGTCCCGGGCGAGGAGCTCGACCGCGTCCTCGAGGTCAACCTGCACGGTGCCTACGAGGTCACGCGCGCGGCCGCCGAGTCGCTTCACGAGACCGGCGGAGCCGTCGTCAACGTTGCCAGCGTCGGGGGGCTTGTCGGCCTCCCCCGTCAGCACCCCTACGTCGCCTCGAAACACGGGCTGGTCGGACTCACGCGGAGCCTCTCGCTGGACTGGGCGCCCGAGGTTCGGGTCAACGCGGTCGCGCCGGGGTACGTCTCGACGGAACTGACCGCGGATCTCGAGGCCGATCCGGAGCTTCGGGACTCGATCCTCGAGCGAACTCCCCTCGAGCGGTTCGCGGAACCTGCCGAGATCGCCGGTCCGGTCGTCTTTCTCGCGAGCGACGCCGCGAGCTACGTCACCGGCGAGGTCCTTGCCGCCGACGGCGGGTGGACGGCCAGGTGAGCGCGTCCCGGGTCTGGTACGGTCGTCAAACCGTCGTTCGTTCGAGCGACGCGATTCCCGCACTTGTCGGCGAGCGAGTAGATAACAAAGTAGTGCTGTAGAGAGTAGAATAAAACGGATGTGGGGTAACGAGAAGGATTTCTTTATCGACGTAAATGGTGTGGACGACGTCGCGGGTTCGAGAGCCGGGGCGCGCCGAGCCGTGGTTCCTCGGGGCAGCTGTTTCGGTTCGCGTCGGCTCGCCGTAGGAGGGGAGTGTGCCCCCGGAGTGTCGTTGCTCGAGACGAGGAGTGGCGTGGTCGAATCCCGTGCCCGTTCGCTCGTCGTGCAGAACGGGCGTGGCGGGATTCGAACCCACGATCAGAAGGTTAGGAACCTTCTGCCCTCTCCGCTAGGCCACACGCCCCGTCGAGAAAAGCGCTAGTTCGGTTCCGTGTCGGCCTCGGTCTCGTCTTCGGAGGTAACCGGCTCCGTGTCGACGAACTCGTCGTCGGTGTCGCCAAAGTCCTCGTCGCCGAACTCGTCGTCGCCGTCGAAGTCGGCGTCCTCGTCGAACCCCTCACGCATTTCCTCGAGTTCCGTTTCGACCTTTTCACGCCCCTTCTGGAATTCGCCCATCGCCTCGCCAGTCGACCGCGCCAGTTTCGGGATCTTGTTCGCCCCGAAGAGCAAGATGGCGATGAAAAGGATGATCAGTAGTTCCGGACCCCCTGGAATAGGGGCAAACAGCGGTGCGATTTCTACCATCTCTATCCGTGGCTTACGGGCTGGCAATTATAACCTTTTTGGACCGGACGGTAAATCGCCACTCCTGGCGGCTAGAGCGGCCAAACGCCTGCCAGGGACGGCAGAAAGCCCCGACTCGACCGTCTCGAAGACACTCATGCCAGCCGATAGCTCTGGCCAGGTGGATCCACAAAACGTACTCGCCTCGCCTCGATTCGTACTTCGAATCCGTGT
This genomic window from Natronococcus occultus SP4 contains:
- a CDS encoding tRNA (cytidine(56)-2'-O)-methyltransferase, translated to MNETAEVAVLRLGHRPGRDERMTTHVGLTARALGADRVWIPDNAGQSLETVADITDRFGGPFEAELTDSPQALIRNWEGRVVHLTMYGERIQDVEDKIRSAREDDGEPLLVVVGSEKVPFDVYEAADWNVGVTNQPHSEVAGLAVFLDRLFEGRELDREWVDADREVIPMETGKRVEPVEE
- a CDS encoding inorganic phosphate transporter codes for the protein MTSFRAAMGDELDPGAILGVTAVLAVFAVLADLSAGTVIAIPAGLVGIAALRAVCTARGYPDAIAGAVLGAVGVLVFASLAIGDGAVVFGVLAAVAAWLCLDSLYDLRLGIDRSSEPDEDISEAEYYLVSAHGWAVLRELREADRPLSRAELQDRTGLPNEDFERVLETVGDSGPIERVGTGYVLDESETGTTAMTRSVVRAVGGRLLRPLRLLGSLRR
- a CDS encoding transcription factor TFIIE subunit alpha; translated protein: MAFEDLLEDPVIQKYLHELVGPTGMPVAAAPPDGEVTDEELAEELDLELNDVRRALFILYENDLASYRRLRDEDSGWLTYLWTFEYDNIPENLEEEMYRLHDALEDRREYERNHEFYLCEICSIRFEFGEAMDFGFECPECGSPVESMDNDRLVDAMDDRLDALEDELNIDADA
- a CDS encoding DUF2110 family protein, with product MVTLATKLYVEGDARERSLDSLRSLIGNEIGELDVAFELTVRDDDFPEVDLEGEDAVVAGNVLREEFGEIVPELEAGETYVGTLDSWSDEGFVLDAGRPVEIPADEIGLGPGSPTQIRDRYGLVQHLPMRFVYREDDPSRLADEERDRLYEWTRSDGRLNVNSATRAEVRATLNRAGHAQDYVTVERLGLLEQSVICTEGTDPPGLLASVGEYLPAELRCVVP
- a CDS encoding DUF5803 family protein is translated as MNRRLALAVIAVALLATTAGCSAIFGGISDEELDREQEYDDLQDSDADVAVDIEGGSIITSGEFRAVYDLNETEELSLYRSSFYTEDALDIHSVRYWYPNGTEVTGSDLAIDQGRSSTEVEVPDGNGTLAFSGSAGGRTFQLPAYVSGSYEVTLPEDYRTSNFLFGDVNPGGYEREVIDNREQLVWDDVDSTISLRYYQTRDIPLFAGLVGTVVLLGGGAMAYYYRKVKKLKEQREEMGLDVEIEDDSDDGPPPGMK
- a CDS encoding DUF7289 family protein encodes the protein MIRNRDRSGRSGADDRAVSELLSFVLVFGLVFGSVAVLSVAGLGIVDDHREAEQLRTAERGVTSLAAELEDLARNPGLERRSGVVPLGDGSLTVGGGTELGLVVDGDPVGDPIELGAVAYRSGDETVAYDGGAVVRADEETSRFRTRPPVSCRGGTATVSLVQVESADPTVRTGGQAVVTARVEDRTVESYAVEDAVSMTVVETDYERAWRTAAADLEDCEADRLRLTVTTVSIAN
- a CDS encoding DUF7266 family protein; amino-acid sequence: MIDGHGAERGVSMTITYVLALGISAALLATLLAGAGAVLEAETERAAERSLETVGQELAGEIEAADRVAGDGDAAVVRVDAPRTVVETGYDVELRQECDGRPGETGCLRLTAHGFEDAVVVPIRTEAVLETGTVPGGPLEVVAADGRLALEVSEA
- a CDS encoding DUF7288 family protein, with the translated sequence MTRPDRGQAYALEGAVAATILLTALLIAAQSAAVTPHGIDDRGSQTQSQLQQETRDALVVAGDDGLSATVRNWHGDATAWNGSAEPNESAFYGTDRPPAGDGDERTYGVDAFAEQSVLGEILQARFAERDRSYNVELVTRGDEDSTVLVDQESPSTEAVTASYAVTLFADDRLTAGDPIDLETAHETRGYPITPTAEDGAVYAVVEVRVTVW
- a CDS encoding DUF7287 family protein; translated protein: MAGDFRATDRGQTAQDFAVGISIFLLAVALVFAALPTLAAPSDAAEAERERAERIADRLVAEFATHGELDGERFVAAVGTEGGDRDRPSGIADDGVDVRLERLDGGELELADGGFELATEPADRDGRPAASAARIVSLDSSIELEDSADDPAYRLVVEVTRT